The DNA segment GCGATTGTCCGGACTGCTCGAGGACGCCGGCTACGTGCGGGCTCCCGAGGGTTCCGACGGGGACGCCGACGTCGTCGTCTTCAACACCTGCGCCGTGCGCGAGAACGCCGACAACCGGCTGTACGGCAACCTCGGCCGCCTCGCGCCCAGGAAGGTGAGCCGTCCCGGGATGCAGATCGCGGTCGGCGGCTGCCTCGCGCAGAAGGACCGCGACACCATCGTGAAGAAGGCGCCGTGGGTGGACGTCGTCTTCGGTACGCACAACATCGGCAAGCTGCCCGTCCTGCTGGAGCGCGCCCGCGTCCAGGAGGAGGCCCAGGTCGAGATCGCCGAGTCCCTGGAGGCCTTCCCCTCCACGCTGCCCACCCGGCGCGAGAGCGCCTACGCGGCCTGGGTGTCGATCTCCGTCGGCTGCAACAACACGTGCACCTTCTGCATCGTCCCGGCGCTGCGCGGCAAGGAGAAGGACCGCAGGACCGGCGACATCCTGGCCGAGATCGAGGCCCTGGTCGGCGAGGGCGTCTCCGAGATCACGCTGCTCGGCCAGAACGTCAACGCCTACGGCTCCGACATCGGCGACCGTGAGGCCTTCAGCAAGCTGCTGCGGGCCTGCGGGAAGATCGAGGGCCTGGAGCGCGTCCGCTTCACCTCCCCGCACCCCCGCGACTTCACCGACGACGTCATCGCCGCCATGGCCGAGACGCCGAACGTGATGCCGCAGCTGCACATGCCGATGCAGTCCGGCTCGGACACCGTCCTGAAGGCGATGCGCCGCTCCTACCGGCAGGACCGCTACCTCGGGATCATCGAGAAGGTCCGCGCCGCCATCCCGCACGCCGCGATCACGACGGACATCATCGTCGGCTTCCCCGGTGAGACGGAGGAGGACTTCGAGCAGACGATGCACGCAGTGCGCGAGGCGCGGTTCACCCAGGCGTTCACCTTCCAGTACTCCAAGCGGCCCGGTACTCCGGCCGCGACCATGGAGAACCAGGTCCCCAAGGAGGTCGTCCAGGCGCGCTACGAGCGTCTCGTCGCCCTTCAGGAGGAGATCTCCTGGGAGGAGAACAAGAAGCAGGTCGGCCGCACCCTGGAGCTGATGGTCGCCGAGGGCGAGGGCCGCAAGGACGGCGCCACCCACCGCCTCTCCGGCCGTGCCCCCGACAACCGCCTGGTCCACTTCACCAAGCCGGAGCAGGAGGTGCGCCCCGGCGACGTGGTCACGGTCGAGATCACCTACGCCGCCCCGCACCACCTCCTTGCCGAGGGCAAGGTCCTCGACGTGCGACGCACGCGCGCGGGTGACGCCTGGGAGAAGCGCAACGCCGCGGAGGCGGCCAAGCCGGCCGGTGTCATGCTCGGCCTGCCGACCATCGGCGCACCGGCTCCGCAGCCCGCTGCCACGAGCGGCTGCGGCTGCGACTGAGCCGGCGAACCTCCGGTCACACCCGTCGGCGGGGCGGCTCGTTCAGCCGTTCGCCGGCGGGTCCGGGCGGCGTGGGTAACGCTCGGCCGTCGTGCGGGGCTAATCTGCCGATCATGCTTGTCGCCGCAGCCGTCTGCCCCTGCCCGCCGCTCCTCGTGCCCGAGGTCGCCGCGGGTGCCGCACCCGAGCTGGACGTCGCACGCGCGGCGTGCACCGACGCGCTCGGCGTGCTCGCCGCCTCCCGGCCGGATCTGCTCGTGGTCGTCGGGCCGACCGCGGGGGCCCAGGCCGGCGAATACCCCCAGGGTGCCCCGGGGTCCTTCCGCGGCTTCGGTGTCGATGCCGCCGTACGGCTCGGCGTGGCCGCCGAAACCGAAGCCGACACCGGTGTCGTGGGCGATGGTGAGCTGCCGGCCTCGCTGGCCGTAGGCGCATGGCTGCTGGAACGCACCGGCTGGGCCGACGCCCCCATCGAGGGACTCGGCGTCGAGGAGACGCTCGCGCCCGAGCGGTGCGCCGAGACAGGCAGGGAGATCGCAGCCCGAGCCCGGCGGGTGGCCCTCCTCGTGATGGGCGACGCCAGCGCGTGCCGCACCCTCAAGGCGCCCGGCTACCTCGACGAGCGGGCGGCCCCCTTCGACGCGGCGATCGCCCGCGCGCTGGGCTCCGCCGACGTGACGGCGCTCGCGGCGCTGGACACCGAGCAGGCCCACCAGCTGAAGGCCTCCGGCCGCGCCCCCTGGCAGGTACTCGCGGGCGCCGCCGTGGGCGCGGACCTGACAGGTGCGCTGTTGTACGACGACGCCCCCTACGGCGTGGGGTACATGGTCGCGACCTGGTCGTAGGCGTCGAAGGACGGTCGTAGGCGTCCCAGGACAGCGCCGAACGGCCGGGAGCGCATTCGCTCCGCGGCCGTTCGGTCGTCTGCGGTCCGGTCCGCGCGCCGGTGTGCGGGCGGTCGTGCCGCTCAGGAAGCCGGCGGGTTCTCCGGGGGGATGACGTCCGGGTGGCTGGCGTCCCGCTGGTACTCGCTGCCGCCGCCCTTCGGGTGGGTGGAACGGGTGGTCATGTCTCCGCTCTGCACCTGCTCGGCGGCCGCCTCACTCGGATGGGTGTGGTGGGTGGTGTGGCCGGGGTGCATGGAGTCCTTGTGGGCGAGGCGGTCCATCGCGTCCTTCGCCTTGTCCGTGCCCGAGTGGATCTTCTCGCTGTACTTGCCCTTGGTCCGCTCGTCGACGGCATGAGCGGCCTTGTCGATGCCGTGCTGCACCTTGTCGCCATGCTGGCGCGCGAGGTCCGACATCTTGTCCTTCATGTTGTCCAAGAGACCCATGGTCCACCTTCCCTCGCGGGACAGTCGGGACAGTTATGTGTGATGGGTGGGCTTGTGCGCGGGTGTCGTCGCCGTTCTCGCCGACGTCCGTCTGCCGACGGATTTCTGAGCTCTGCGCGGATCGCTGCCGGTGGATTTCCGCCCGGACCGCGTGGGCCGTTCCGACGGGTTTCCGATCCGGTCGTCACGCCCGTGTGTCCGTCCGTGGCGGATGCCCTGGCATCCGTGCCCTGAGCCGCCCAGCCGCCTCCTCGGCTTCGCCGGCTGCCTCCTCCTGTGTCGTCCTCGACCTGCCTCGACCTGCCGAGGAGTCGTACAAAAGCGCCCATTCCCACCTCTTACGTTACTCGTGCGGGCGGGATCCCGCGTCACGCGGTGCGTCCGGTCGCGTTACGCGGGTCACCACCCCGGCCGTCCGGCAGGTTCCGGCGGGGTACCTCGCCATGGACGGCTACCCCGAAAACGGCGTCTTCACGAGACGCGTTCCAGACGCGGTCCCGAGGTTTGCGAAACTGGTGTGGTGAGCAGTGCACCCCTCGCCCCCCGCGTCCTCGCCGTCGTCGGACCCACCGCGGCCGGAAAATCCGATCTCGGCGTCTTCCTGGCCCAGCAGCTCGGCGGCGAGGTCATCAACGCCGACTCCATGCAGCTCTACCGGGGCATGGACATCGGCACCGCCAAGCTGACGTCCGAAGAGCGCGGCGGCGTCCCGCACCACCTGATGGACATCTGGGACGTGACGGTCGCCGCCTCCGTCGCCGAGTACCAGAAGCTGGCCCGCGCCCGGATCGACGCCCTGCTGGCGCAGGGCCGCTGGCCGGTCCTGGTCGGCGGCTCGGGTCTGTACGTCCGCGGAGCCGTCGACAACCTGGAGTTCCCCGGCACCGACCCCGAGGTCAGGGCCCGCCTGGAGGAGGAGCTGGCGCTGCGCGGCCCGGGTGCCCTGCACGCGCGCCTGGCCGCCGCCGACCCCGACGCCGGCCGCGCCATCCTGCCCAGCAACGGCCGCCGTATCGTCCGGGCCCTGGAGGTCATCGAGATCACCGGCCGCCCCTTCACGGCGAACCTCCCCGGCCACGACTCCGTCTACGACACCGTCCAGATCGGTGTCGACGTGGCGCGCCCCGAACTCGACGAGCGCATCGCGCGCCGTGTCGACCGGATGTGGGAGGCGGGGCTCGTGGACGAGGTGCGTGCCCTGGAGGCGCAAGGGCTGCGCGAGGGCCGTACGGCGTCACGCGCGCTGGGCTACCAGCAGGTCCTCGACGCGCTCGCGGGCCAGTGCACCGAGGAGGAGGCGCGCGCCGAGACCGTGCGCGCCACCAAGCGCTTCGCGCGCCGCCAGGATTCGTGGTTCAGGCGCGACCCCCGGGTGCACTGGTTGAGTGGTGCGGTGGCGGACCGCGCGGAACTTCCGGGGCTGGCCCTGGCGTTGGTCGAACGACCGGTTACAGCCTGATCACGTCATGGCATCGGGATGCGCCGCCGGTCAACGCGGCGTCTGACGCCGTGCCATCATCAAGCTCGATCGACCAGTGGAAGTCCTAGTTGGGAGGGCGCGTGGCGATGGAGGCCGGCCCTCGCGACACCGCACAGGGTGCCGAGCACGTCACCACCGACGGTGACGAGCCGGGCCAGGGTGCGGACCTTCTGGCCCAGGACGCCCTCACCGAGGCACGTCTCGATGAGGACCGCGTCGCCGAGGAGCGTCTCGTCGAGGAGCGCCTCGCCGACGACGGGCCCGACGAGATCACGGGCGGGGTCACCGCCGACGGGCCCGCGCCCGAGGAGATGTACGCGAGCGGACCGGAGGTCGAGGTCGAGCTGCGTCCGCAGCGGAGGCTGCGCATCTGGCAGCTCGCGCCCATCGTGGGCCTCGCCGCGGTCGGCTCGCTGATGTTCGCCTTCCCGCTCGCCTTCGACTTCGGCGACAGCGGTGCCGTCATCGCCATGCTGGGCCTGCTGATCTGCTCCTGCGCCGCCGGCTGGGGCATGATGGCCGCCCGTCGCGTGGGCTACACCTTCCCGGGCCTGCCCGCGCGCGGCTCGGGACGCCGGCCCGACTGGCGGGTCGTGATCGCCTACGTCCTGCTGGTGGCCGTCGTGGCCGTCCTCGCCGTGTGGCGGGTTGCCCGCCTGCGCTAGCTGTATTGCCCTGTGAGGTTGGGGACGCGGCTGGCGGGTGGTTTGCCTGCGAGCGCGGTGTGTCCGCGGTGGTGATTGTAGGAGTGCAGCCAGCGGGGGAACGCGTCGCGTCGTTCCTGTTCTGAGTGGTAGGGCTTTGCGTAGGCCCATTCGTCGAGCAGGGTGCGGTTGAGTCGTTCGACCTTGCCGTTGGTCTGTGGCCGGTAGGGCCGGGTTCGCTTGTGGGTGATCCCGGCCGCCGTCAGGGTTTCGCGCCAGAGGTAGGACTTGTAGCAGGCTCCGTTGTCGGTCAGGACCCGTTCGACGGTGATCCCGACGCCGGTGAAGTAGGCGTGTGCGCGTGTCCAGAAGGCGGTGGCGGTCTCTTTCTTCTCGTCCGTGTGGATCTCGCTGTAGGCGAGGCGGGAGTGGTCGTCGACGGCGGTGTGGATGTAGCTGTAGCCGGCTCCGGAGCGGGTTTTGCGGCCTGCCTGGCGGCCCAGGGCCTTGTGGCCGCCGCCGTCGGGGATGTTGCCGAGCTTCTTGATGTCCACGTGCACGAGTTCGCCGGGCCGGTCGCGTTCGTAGCGGCGTATGACCCGGCCGGTGGCTCGGTCGAGGTGGCTGAGCCGGGCCAGGCCGAAGCGGACCAGGATGCGGTGCACGGTGGAGGGCACCAGGCCCAGCAGGTGCGCGATGCGGGCAGGTCCCCACCGCCGTGTGAGGCGGACCTTGATGATCCGGCGTTCGGCCCGCGTCGGCGTGCGTCGAGGGCTGTGGTGGGGGCGGCTGGAACGGTCGCTCATCCCCGCCTCGCCGAGTTGGCGGTATCGCCCGGCCCACCGCTGGGCTGTGGTCGGCGAGACCTGGAACCGCTCCGCCGCCCGGCGCAGAGGCCATCCGTCATCAACCACGCAGCGGGCCAGCCGCAGACGTCCGGTCTCGGTCAGAGGTGCATTACGGTGGGGCATGAGGGCCTTTCGGGCTGGTGTAGACGTCGCAATCCACACCGAACCCGGAAGGCCCTCACTCGTTCAAGATCCCCAGACGGTGACCACTGTCACCGCACCCAACCTCCGTGGACAGAACAGCTAGCGCCTGCCCGGCGGATCATGCCGCAGACGCGGGGCTAGGGCCTGGCACGCCCTCCCCGACCTCTGCGAGCAGGAGGTACCCCCAGCGACGTTGTCGGCGGTCGCCGACGCGTCCCTACGCTTCCCCGCGCTCGACGTCGCTAGCGCGGGGGACCCCCACCGTCGACGCCCTGCTGCGCCCACCCTTTACGATCGAGGAATGAGCACGCGCACGCGGATCGCCTTCCTCAAGGGTCACGGCACCGAGAACGACTTCGTGATCGTCCCTGACTCCGAGAACGCCATCGAGCTGACCCCGGCCGCGGTCGCCGTCCTGTGCGACCGCCGGGCCGGCATCGGCGGCGACGGCGTCCTGCACGTCGTGCGGTCCGCCGCGCACCCCGAGGCCCGGGAGATGGCCGCCGAGGCGGAGTGGTTCATGGACTACCGCAACGGCGACGGCTCGATCGCGGAGATGTGCGGCAACGGCGTGCGTGTGTTCGCGGGCTACCTCCAGCACGCCGGACATGTGGGCGAAGGAGACCTCGCCATCGCCACGCGCGCGGGCGTGAAGACCGTCCACATCGCGAAGAACGGCGACATCACCGTCGGCATGGGCGCCGCCCGCCTTCCCGAGGACGAGGTCACCGTGAGCGTCGGAGAGCGCAGCTGGCCCGCGCGGAACGTGAACATGGGCAACCCGCACGCCGTCGCCTTCGTCGACGACCTGGCACACGCCGGCAACC comes from the Streptomyces sp. NBC_00820 genome and includes:
- a CDS encoding IS481 family transposase, with the translated sequence MPHRNAPLTETGRLRLARCVVDDGWPLRRAAERFQVSPTTAQRWAGRYRQLGEAGMSDRSSRPHHSPRRTPTRAERRIIKVRLTRRWGPARIAHLLGLVPSTVHRILVRFGLARLSHLDRATGRVIRRYERDRPGELVHVDIKKLGNIPDGGGHKALGRQAGRKTRSGAGYSYIHTAVDDHSRLAYSEIHTDEKKETATAFWTRAHAYFTGVGITVERVLTDNGACYKSYLWRETLTAAGITHKRTRPYRPQTNGKVERLNRTLLDEWAYAKPYHSEQERRDAFPRWLHSYNHHRGHTALAGKPPASRVPNLTGQYS
- a CDS encoding class III extradiol dioxygenase subunit B-like domain-containing protein, whose translation is MLVAAAVCPCPPLLVPEVAAGAAPELDVARAACTDALGVLAASRPDLLVVVGPTAGAQAGEYPQGAPGSFRGFGVDAAVRLGVAAETEADTGVVGDGELPASLAVGAWLLERTGWADAPIEGLGVEETLAPERCAETGREIAARARRVALLVMGDASACRTLKAPGYLDERAAPFDAAIARALGSADVTALAALDTEQAHQLKASGRAPWQVLAGAAVGADLTGALLYDDAPYGVGYMVATWS
- the dapF gene encoding diaminopimelate epimerase codes for the protein MSTRTRIAFLKGHGTENDFVIVPDSENAIELTPAAVAVLCDRRAGIGGDGVLHVVRSAAHPEAREMAAEAEWFMDYRNGDGSIAEMCGNGVRVFAGYLQHAGHVGEGDLAIATRAGVKTVHIAKNGDITVGMGAARLPEDEVTVSVGERSWPARNVNMGNPHAVAFVDDLAHAGNLYSAPPVSPATAYPDGVNVEFVVDRGPRHVAMRVHERGSGETRSCGTGACAVAVATARRDGADPAVTGTPATYTVDVPGGRLVITERPDGEIEMTGPAVIVAEGEIDAAWLENALR
- the miaA gene encoding tRNA (adenosine(37)-N6)-dimethylallyltransferase MiaA — translated: MSSAPLAPRVLAVVGPTAAGKSDLGVFLAQQLGGEVINADSMQLYRGMDIGTAKLTSEERGGVPHHLMDIWDVTVAASVAEYQKLARARIDALLAQGRWPVLVGGSGLYVRGAVDNLEFPGTDPEVRARLEEELALRGPGALHARLAAADPDAGRAILPSNGRRIVRALEVIEITGRPFTANLPGHDSVYDTVQIGVDVARPELDERIARRVDRMWEAGLVDEVRALEAQGLREGRTASRALGYQQVLDALAGQCTEEEARAETVRATKRFARRQDSWFRRDPRVHWLSGAVADRAELPGLALALVERPVTA
- the miaB gene encoding tRNA (N6-isopentenyl adenosine(37)-C2)-methylthiotransferase MiaB, translated to MSSIDRSQPVDVQRTYEVRTYGCQMNVHDSERLSGLLEDAGYVRAPEGSDGDADVVVFNTCAVRENADNRLYGNLGRLAPRKVSRPGMQIAVGGCLAQKDRDTIVKKAPWVDVVFGTHNIGKLPVLLERARVQEEAQVEIAESLEAFPSTLPTRRESAYAAWVSISVGCNNTCTFCIVPALRGKEKDRRTGDILAEIEALVGEGVSEITLLGQNVNAYGSDIGDREAFSKLLRACGKIEGLERVRFTSPHPRDFTDDVIAAMAETPNVMPQLHMPMQSGSDTVLKAMRRSYRQDRYLGIIEKVRAAIPHAAITTDIIVGFPGETEEDFEQTMHAVREARFTQAFTFQYSKRPGTPAATMENQVPKEVVQARYERLVALQEEISWEENKKQVGRTLELMVAEGEGRKDGATHRLSGRAPDNRLVHFTKPEQEVRPGDVVTVEITYAAPHHLLAEGKVLDVRRTRAGDAWEKRNAAEAAKPAGVMLGLPTIGAPAPQPAATSGCGCD